The region GTGGGTGAGCCCGTCGAACACCCCGGTGGGCCAGGCCAGTTGCGCCCGGCCGGCGGCGGCCTCCGGCGAGACCGGCAGCAGCACCGGGCCACCAGCAAAGGCGGCGAGGAACGCATCCCGGTCACCGGCCTCGACCGCGGTGGCCATTGCCGTCTCCACCTCGGTCGCCGGCTGCCAGTCGGTCACCAGGTGCCGTCCAGTCGTACCCGGGCGGGCTGCCGGCCGAGCAGCAGTGTGCAGAGTGCCACGTCGAGTGTGTCGCCGAGGAACCAGTCACCGCCGTGGTCGAGCACGAACACCCTGCCCGCCTCGTCGATGGTCAGGATTCCGGTGCCGTCGCCCTCCTCACCGAGCGGAGTGACCGGACTGCCGAGGGCGTCAGCGAACGCGGTGAGGGTGGTCACGGAGTGCAGCACCCGGAACGGGTCCAGGTGCACGACGCTGGGCGCGATCTGTTCCCCGTCACCGGTCGGCTCCAGCCGCAGCCCGCCGAACTCGGCGTACGCCTCGATCGCCGCCGCCACGACGGCATGGTGTCGACCGTCCAGGTCGGCGTAACCGGCCAGCCGCAACGCCCAGTCGCGCGCCCGGTCGTCGTCGCGCTGCTGCGCCGACCAACCGGCCGCGGTGAGCAGTTCGGCCACCTCGGGTGGGAAGCGGTCACTCATGCCGACACCTCCACGCCGAACCAGTCCAGCAGCGTCGCGCAGGAACGGCAGGGTAGCTGCGACTCGCCGTGCCGGGGGTCGGCCGGTTCACGTACCCGGGTCAGGCGGATCCGAGCCCCCCACAACAGCGACCGGGCGCGGGCCGGACTGATCGGACCGCCGACACGCTCCGCCTCGTAGAGCCGGTCGGAGATCAGCACCGGCTCGGCGCACCAGCCGAGAAACCGTTCCCGCTGCTCGATTGGCAGTTCGTTGAGGAAACGGCGGACCATGGGGTGCAGCTCGGGGGCCAGGTCGCCGCGCACCGACGTGTGCGTGTGGACGACACCGTCGATCAGCAGGGCCCCCACCGCGAGGGGCAGCATGCGAACCTCGCTCAACCCGTCCTCCCCCAAGACCGCGACAAACGGCCCACTGTCTCTCGACCCGGGCCTCTCCCGCAGCCTAGCGTCCGTTCCCCGGTCGGGGGCGTCCGAGGCGGCGGGGCTCCCGCCGGTTGGCGGGCCTGCGATAGGGTCG is a window of Micromonospora polyrhachis DNA encoding:
- a CDS encoding SUKH-3 domain-containing protein, with the protein product MSDRFPPEVAELLTAAGWSAQQRDDDRARDWALRLAGYADLDGRHHAVVAAAIEAYAEFGGLRLEPTGDGEQIAPSVVHLDPFRVLHSVTTLTAFADALGSPVTPLGEEGDGTGILTIDEAGRVFVLDHGGDWFLGDTLDVALCTLLLGRQPARVRLDGTW
- a CDS encoding YwqJ-related putative deaminase; the protein is MSEVRMLPLAVGALLIDGVVHTHTSVRGDLAPELHPMVRRFLNELPIEQRERFLGWCAEPVLISDRLYEAERVGGPISPARARSLLWGARIRLTRVREPADPRHGESQLPCRSCATLLDWFGVEVSA